One part of the Paroedura picta isolate Pp20150507F chromosome 5, Ppicta_v3.0, whole genome shotgun sequence genome encodes these proteins:
- the LOC143837161 gene encoding cell adhesion molecule CEACAM16-like, whose translation MRRHSGRDLARPEGAGQPAGLFFSGRSPVSLSSCRPRPVGAAMGWAAEGPGPAWGSLGLAAVILSSCFLLTQARRIDVTMDPPEPREGQDVTMTPGGTIDIFSVNWFRGTDTPHNRIFVYLPATGQENGPRFTGREKGRTDGSLTIRGLMLNDTGRFRSTSTSKSRSKSRSSSRSRSTSRFRF comes from the exons ATGCGCAGGCACTCCGGCAGAGACCTCGCCCGCCCGGagggggcagggcaacctgctGGCCTGTTCTTTTCGGGCCGATCTCCCGTGTCCCTTTCCTCCTGCCGCCCCCGCCCCGTCGGCGCGGCGATGGGCTGGGCGGCGGAGGGGCCGGGCCCTGCTTGGGGGTCGCTGGGGCTGGCCG CGGTCATCCTGAGTTCTTGCTTCCTGCTAACCCAGGCCCGGCGTATCGATGTTACGATGGACCCACCAGAGCCAAGGGAAGGCCAGGATGTCACTATGACTCCGGGAGGAACCATCGACATTTTTTCAGTCAACTGGTTTCGAGGAACAGATACGCCTCACAACCGGATCTTTGTATATCTTCCAGCAACTGGGCAGGAGAATGGTCCAAGGTTTACAGGGCGGGAGAAAGGACGTACAGACGGTTCCCTGACCATCAGAGGATTGATGTTGAATGACACTGGAAG GTTCAGGTCCACGTCCACGTCCAAGTCCAGGTCCAAGTCCAGGTCCAGCTCCAGGTCCAGGTCCACGTCCAGGTTCAGGTTCTGA